The following proteins come from a genomic window of Terribacillus aidingensis:
- the gatC gene encoding Asp-tRNA(Asn)/Glu-tRNA(Gln) amidotransferase subunit GatC, protein MSEITKEQVLHVAHLARLAITDEEAEKMTKELDAIIGYAELLNELDTDNVEPTTHVLDLKNVMREDEPRKWIDREDALKNAPDQKNGQFRVPSILD, encoded by the coding sequence ATGTCAGAGATTACGAAAGAACAGGTGTTGCATGTAGCGCATTTGGCGCGTCTTGCAATTACTGATGAAGAAGCAGAAAAAATGACGAAGGAACTTGATGCGATTATCGGGTATGCCGAGCTTTTGAATGAGCTTGATACAGATAACGTGGAGCCTACGACGCACGTGCTTGATTTGAAGAACGTTATGCGTGAGGATGAACCGCGCAAGTGGATCGACCGGGAGGATGCATTGAAAAATGCACCGGATCAGAAAAATGGCCAGTTCCGTGTGCCGTCGATTTTGGACTGA